A single Lolium perenne isolate Kyuss_39 chromosome 6, Kyuss_2.0, whole genome shotgun sequence DNA region contains:
- the LOC127309144 gene encoding uncharacterized protein, with the protein MAYPSVSPPTGAGADAASGCRASKLSCLCSPTNHPGSFRCSRHRTPRARPLPSSVFVRASQKQAAVPGMMKSGGGGVAGSIRATSNCRPVLRSHLQRLLASPPPSSGGRCREFKPRLSRLGRLAAASS; encoded by the coding sequence ATGGCTTACCCGTCCGTCTCTCCACCCACCGGCGCTGGCGCCGACGCGGCCTCGGGCTGCAGGGCTTCCAAGCTCAGCTGCCTCTGCTCGCCGACCAACCACCCGGGCTCCTTCCGGTGCAGCCGCCACCGGACGCCCCGCGCGCGGCCACTGCCGTCATCCGTCTTCGTCCGCGCCTCGCAGAAGCAGGCCGCGGTGCCGGGGATGAtgaagagcggcggcggcggcgtcgcggGAAGCATCAGGGCGACGAGCAATTGTCGGCCCGTCTTGCGCTCGCACCTGCAGCGGCTGCTGGCCAGCCCGCCACCGTCGTCCGGCGGCCGCTGCCGCGAGTTTAAGCCCCGCCTGTCCAGGCTGGgccgcctcgccgccgccagCTCGTGA